Proteins encoded together in one Impatiens glandulifera chromosome 1, dImpGla2.1, whole genome shotgun sequence window:
- the LOC124921147 gene encoding serine/arginine-rich SC35-like splicing factor SCL30A: protein MSGKSHSPSPPRGRYGGVGGSSHDPNHSFSLLVRNIASSCRLEDFQKPFEQFGPLKCVYLPWSHYTEYDSCFNEDHPCFFGNPEGYGFIEYERLADAEEARNHMHGEILLGRTLTVLYADKRRERVCARSVSPAKKRRNARELDRSYSHIMSSQREHCRAGRNPEQSPSRKYEKSRARGAERGVSPSPRRKWLWKCQPEPNGGDKKGKP from the exons ATGAGTGGTAAGAGTCACAGTCCTTCGCCACCAAGGGGACGCTATGGCGGTGTTGGTGGTAGTAGTCATGATCCAAATCATTCATTCAGTTTGTTAGTCCGCAACATTGCTTCAAGTTGCAG GCTTGAAGACTTTCAGAAGCCATTTGAGCAGTTTGGTCCTCTCAAGTGTGTCTACCTTCCATGGAGTCACTATACTGAGTATGATTCTTGCTTTAACGAGGATCATCCATGTTTCTTTGG CAACCCCGAAGGATATGGTTTCATAGAATATGAAAGACTTGCTGATGCTGAAGAGGCTAGAAACCACATGCATGGTGAAATTCTCTTAGGCCGGACGCTGACTGTTCTTTATGCGGACAAAAGAAGGGAAAGAGTGTGTGCAAG ATCTGTTTCTCCCGCAAAGAAAAGGAGGAATGCTAGAGAATTAGATAGATCATACTCGCACATTATGAGCTCCCAAAGAGAGCATTGTCGAGCGGGTAGAAATCCTGAACAATCTCCTTCTCGTAAATATGAAAAGTCTCGTGCAAGAGGTGCTGAAAGAGGAGTGAGTCCAAGTCCCCGGCGAAAGTGGCTGTGGAAGTGCCAGCCAGAGCCCAATGGAGGAGACAAAAAAGGGAAACCATAG